A window from Mytilus galloprovincialis chromosome 8, xbMytGall1.hap1.1, whole genome shotgun sequence encodes these proteins:
- the LOC143085264 gene encoding uncharacterized protein LOC143085264 gives MTSAPGRALSMSGMTSAAGRVPSVSRTTSVAGKASSVSGMTSTAGRAPSVSGMTPAAGRASSLSGMTSPVGGASSRSGMSSVSSDSPNSKYVSDQSSGSGSRLNKMSMNMVPRGNTNIDKSSVGKFQSAISDIQTYVDKHNEDGSKGMNQDDSKGFNQDKNKIQKLEFEHKQNEVSVQDPHDKQTMQKIEIEIKQVELSKSDEHKSTGRNKFREEDGSKGQNQDGSQGKNQDGSQGINQDQDKTKSSWVIIGHSTNTGGASQKLDMSPSSATGSPQPKQPSVGINIDAGMKGVNPNIRNTAINLQLRNQQTLANQIKSQRHSQSFRNAAVNHQLKNQQTLANQMRLPRPLKRLSWPSKPTKSISIPVQGTASSSAHTTAGSTKREILAAPNSAARVQSIKQYKPLIQQLLVSEVDTKRPRPAFLDDISGTSPKEWNILKPSLPSKSLTQHGALGTGLQGCSCAQATLNTPKPQLIQATAKLAIVGDRNVLIAKMPRAKIVDADGMGDFHLEFPNLIIQPTLTEKIASPSELFGMNMNTGTGSTDDSDILVVALLPKGSKLGSKMFKNSKKDLQFNNLFDADIGTQVSEISVNTPSDTNLGKQVSGLTVNKPSYTNLVKQVSDITINKPSDDTNIGTQVNDVSIDKASDTSKDAKITVDTRKDDGKLKIKVQAENVKDSTISTIKDNLSKIKSDKISVDTSKDDGNLKIKIKADLKKTDVNGAINAVKTAKKNVNDKDNSNSKLANVQKVNALGGEIKSEKDSNYVGSSLITKKESTASKSTPGKQKVILSAAKVLPTKPVAQIKIEKSKDDGKLKYKIKTETGRDDNKATTAISIQGKQAAILSAAKVLPAQPVTQIKIDKSKDDGKLKYKIKTETGRDDNKANTVISTQGKQAAILSEAKVLPAQPVTQIKIERSKDDGNLKYKIKTESGRGDNKAKTDIKLTIDKYGRVLPDIEVKKQFRDRSVSVERSSFVHSGKHAKSNQITVAGKHTDRSIKREEDGDNTYTIIQGNGNTLSTGTASVSIGVDSAKTTKIAEAVKALTALQKIQAKNQALAAGSIRSKPTLPDTTYKIPSNGGSLNTLSEKLSKQIKLKLKTDDVDVLSRKRLLSAVLAKQPSLTKVTSSATVAATATPNLEALCLLYLGAFIDSIGYAPFPGKCNKLVQCFYLGGKLQTVARDCPAGMFWDQKQLLCRPPDDVICLEDQCLIHGTNHYRRDGGCNCFYKCVEGISVPSCCPKGYRYDDDKECVRASGRDLCDDECETPSILTRQLAQTSCPSLPDPMNRYGYLAPQYGGLRIRACPSGTIYSENQCRCKSNMNGNGGLRGSARKQYRHCSAEFKINFDDGFKDISKGGLAFDYSHISLRRGKGIFVGNSKLYIWGFQSRYLGKTFAIRMKVKINRGAGKYRPEPIISNCGPNGDSSVEIVVHRGKVIFKAKTSDNPEAVFITEDYDDDKWTDLTYYYDGNHFGGSCNGRPFRQRTGGNLEIRDNPMTIGLCTGQNGFHGEIDELEIYTACIPKDMA, from the exons ATGACATCCGCTCCAGGGAGAGCTTTATCGATGTCAGGAATGACATCTGCTGCAGGAAGAGTTCCATCGGTGTCTAGAACGACATCCGTTGCAGGAAAAGCTTCATCGGTGTCTGGAATGACATCCACCGCAGGAAGAGCTCCATCGGTGTCTGGAATGACACCCGCTGCAGGAAGAGCTTCGTCATTGTCTGGAATGACATCACCTGTAGGAGGAGCTTCGTCTAGATCTGGAATGTCTTCTGTAAGTTCAGATTCACCAAATTCTAAATATGTGTCCGATCAAAGCTCTGGCTCTGGATCACGTCTTAATAAAATGTCGATGAATATGGTTCCTAGAGGTAATACAAATATAGACAAAAGTTCAGTAGGTAAATTCCAATCTGCAATATCTGATATACAAACATATGTTGACAAACATAATGAAGATGGTTCTAAAGGAATGAATCAAGACGACTCAAAAGGGTTCAAtcaagacaaaaataaaatacagaagcTTGAATTCGAACATAAACAAAATGAAGTATCAGTGCAAGATCCACACGATAAACAAACAATGCAGaaaatagaaattgaaataaaacaggTTGAACTTTCAAAATCAGACGAACATAAATCCACTGGAAGGAATAAATTTAGAGAAGAAGATGGTTCTAAAGGACAAAACCAGGATGGTTCACAAGGGAAAAATCAGGACGGTTCACAAGGAATAAATCAGGATCAAGATAAAACAAAAAGTTCATGGGTTATCATTGGACATAGCACAAACACAGGCGGTGCATCACAAAAATTAGATATGTCGCCAAGTTCAGCTACTGGATCACCTCAACCCAAACAGCCTTCAGTGGGTATAAATATAGATGCAGGTATGAAAGGTGTCAACCCTAATATTAGAAATACAGCTATCAATCTTCAACTTAGAAACCAACAAACTTTAGCCAATCAAATTAAATCACAAAGACATTCGCAAAGCTTCAGAAATGCCGCTGTTAACCATCAACTTAAAAACCAGCAAACACTAGCCAACCAAATGAGATTACCTAGGCCTTTGAAAAGGCTTTCATGGCCTTCAAAACCAACTAAATCCATATCTATACCAGTCCAAGGAACTGCTTCATCATCGGCTCATACTACTGCTGGATCTACGAAAAGGGAAATACTAGCAGCGCCAAATTCGGCAGCCAGGGTCCAGTCAATAAAGCAATATAAACCGCTTATACAACAACTTTTAGTCTCGGAAGTAGATACAAAACGACCACGGCCCGCATTTCTAGATGATATTTCCGGTACATCTCCTAAAGAATGGAACATACTGAAGCCTTCCCTACCATCAAAATCGCTTACCCAGCATGGTGCGCTAGGAACAGGTCTACAAGGGTGCTCTTGTGCTCAGGCAACTCTAAACACACCAAAGCCCCAA TTGATACAGGCTACGGCAAAATTAGCGATTGTTGGGGATAGAAATGTTCTTATAGCAAAAATGCCTAGAGCTAAAATTGTAGATGCAGATGGAATGGGGGATTTTCACTTAGAATTTCCTAACTTAATAATACAGCCTACACTTACTGAAAAAATTGCGTCACCATCTGAATTATTCGGTATGAACATGAACACCGGAACAGGCTCGACTGACGACTCGGATATATTGGTTGTTGCATTGTTACCTAAAGGATCGAAACTGGGttccaaaatgtttaaaaattcaaagaaagATTTACAATTCAATAACCTATTTGATGCAGACATAGGTACGCAGGTTAGCGAAATAAGTGTAAATACACCATCAGATACGAACTTAGGTAAACAGGTTAGTGGTTTAACTGTTAATAAACCATCATATACGAACTTAGTTAAACAGGTTAGCGATATAACTATAAATAAACCATCTGATGATACGAACATAGGAACACAGGTTAACGATGTGTCTATAGATAAAGCATCCGATACAAGCAAAGATGCAAAGATTACCGTTGATACTAGAAAAGATGATGGGAAATTAAAAATCAAGGTTCAAGCTGAAAATGTAAAAGACTCGACGATTTctactataaaggacaatttaTCAAAGATAAAATCAGACAAAATAAGTGTTGATACAAGCAAAGATGATGGGAAtcttaaaattaaaatcaaagcCGATTTGAAAAAGACCGATGTTAATGGCGCCATCAATGCTGTAAAAActgctaaaaaaaatgtaaacgaCAAGGACAATTCAAACTCAAAATTAGCAAATGTTCAAAAAGTGAACGCATTAGGTGGTGAAATCAAATCTGAAAAAGACTCAAATTATGTCGGTTCCAGTCTCATAACCAAGAAGGAGTCTACAGCTTCCAAATCAACTCCAGGAAAACAAAAAGTTATTTTGTCCGCGGCTAAGGTTCTTCCAACTAAACCTGTTGCTCAGATCAAGATTGAAAAAAGCAAAGATGACGGAaagttaaaatacaaaataaaaacagaaacagGACGTGATGATAACAAGGCTACAACTGCCATATCAATTCAAGGAAAACAAGCTGCTATTTTGTCCGCGGCCAAGGTTCTGCCTGCTCAACCTGTTACTCAGATCAAGATTGACAAGAGCAAAGATGACGGAAagttgaaatacaaaataaaaactgaaacagGACGTGATGATAACAAGGCTAACACTGTCATATCAACTCAAGGAAAACAAGCTGCTATTTTGTCCGAGGCTAAGGTTCTGCCTGCTCAACCTGTTACTCAGATCAAGATTGAAAGGAGCAAAGATGACGGAaacttaaaatacaaaataaaaacagaatcAGGACGTGGTGATAACAAAGCAAAAACTGATATAAAACTGACAATAGATAAATACGGTCGTGTATTACCAGATATTGAGGTTAAAAAGCAGTTCAGGGATAGATCTGTGTCTGTGGAGAGATCATCTTTTGTTCATTCTGGTAAACATGCTAAATCGAACCAGATAACTGTAGCCGGGAAACATACTGATAGATCTATTAAGCGTGAAGAAGACGGGGATAATACATATACAATAATACAGGGGAACGGAAATACCTTGTCGACTGGTACCGCATCAGTGAGTATAGGTGTAGACTCAGCAAAAACCACAAAGATAGCAGAAGCTGTAAAAGCACTCACAGCCCTACAAAAAATACAGGCAAAAAATCAAGCTTTAGCAGCAGGGAGTATAAGGTCAAAACCAACATTGCCTGATACAACATACAAAATTCCTAGCAATGGTGGAAGTCTCAATACACTATCAGAAAAGttatcaaaacaaattaaattaaaattgaaaactgACGATGTGGACGTTTTATCTAGAAAAAGATTGCTATCTGCAGTTTTAGCCAAACAACCATCACTTACAAAGGTTACTTCTTCAGCGACTGTAGCAGCAACGGCTACTCCTAACTTAGAAG CCTTATGTTTGCTATATCTGGGTGCATTCATCGATTCTATTGGATATGCACCGTTCCCTGGTAAATGTAATAAATTGGTACAATGTTTCTATCTTGGTGGAAAACTTCAGACTGTTGCCAGAGATTGTCCTGCTGGTATGTTCTGGGACCAGAAGCAGTTGCTGTGTAGACCACCAGATGATGTTATTTGTCTCGAAG ACCAGTGTTTGATTCATGGAACAAATCATTATAGAAGAGATGGAGGGTGTAATTGTTTCTACAAATGTGTAGAAGGGATATCAGTACCCTCATGTTGTCCTAAAGGTTATCGCTATGACGACGATAAAGAATGTGTAAGAGCATCAGGCAGGGATCTGTGTGACGACGAGTGTGAAACTCCGAGTATTTTAACAAGACAGCTTGCTCAAACAT CTTGCCCAAGCTTGCCAGATCCAATGAACAGATATGGTTACCTTGCTCCTCAGTATGGCGGACTTAGAATTCGAGCTTGCCCATCCGGTACTATTTACAGTGAGAATCAATGTAGGTGTAAATCAAACATGAATGGAAATGGAGGTTTAAGAGGAAGCGCTAGGAAACAATATAGAC ATTGTAGTGCAGaatttaagattaattttgaCGACGGTTTTAAAGATATTTCAAAAGGTGGATTAGCCTTTGATTACAGTCATATATCCCTACGCCGTGGTAAAGGTATTTTCGTTGGCAATAGTAAATTGTATATTTGGGGCTTCCAAAGCCGATACCTCGGGAAAACATTTGCAATAAGAATGAAGGTCAAGATCAACCGTGGAGCTGGTAAATACAGACCTGAACCAATCATATCTAACTGTGGTCCCAATGGCGATTCCAGTGTTGAAATTGTTGTCCATCGAGGAAAAGTAATTTTCAAGGCTAAAACATCTGATAATCCAGAGGCTGTATTTATCACCGAAGATTATGAT